A segment of the Campylobacter vulpis genome:
GCACAACTTGCTTTTCTACAGATAAAGGCGAATAAGGAGGCTGTTTTAAAAGCTCAACCATTCTTTGTCCGCGTTCTAGCTGCTTACGGCTTGCCTCATCTAAATCACTTGCAAACTGAGCGAAAGCTTGAAGTTCTCTATACTGTGCCAAATCAAGTCTTAAAGTCCCAGAAACTTGCTTAGTCGCTTTAATCTGTGCTGCACCCCCCACACGCGAAACAGACAAGCCGACATTAATAGCAGGGCGAATACCTGAATTAAACAAATCTGTTTCTAAGAAAATCTGTCCATCTGTAATAGAAATCACATTGGTTGGAATATAGGCAGATACATCTCCAGCTTGCGTTTCTATAATAGGTAAAGCCGTCAAACTTCCTGCACCAAGCTCGTCATTAAGCTTAGATGCTCTTTCTAACAATCTTGAATGCAAATAAAACACATCACCTGGATAAGCCTCACGACCCGGAGGACGGCGTAAAATTAATGACATCTCGCGGTAAGCCACAGCGTGTTTGCTTAAATCATCATAAACAATTAAAGCGTGTTTTGCATTATCCCTAAAATACTCGCCCATCGTTACACCAGCATAAGGAGCGAGATATTGTAAAGCGGCAGAATCTGAAGCACCCGCATTTACAACTATTGTATATTCCATAGCACCGTGTTCTTCGAGCCTTTTTACAACCTGTGCAACAGTGCTTTGCTTTTGCCCTATGGCAACATAAATACAAATCACCCCTTGTCCTCTTTGAGAGATAATTGTATCCACAGCAACAGTAGTTTTACCCGTTTGTCTATCGCCTATGATTAATTCTCTTTGTCCCCTACCAATAGGCACAAGGGCGTCAATTGCCTTAATCCCCGTATGTAAAGGCTCATGAACGCTCTTTCTAGCCATAATGCCTTTTGCCTTCTCTTCAACAAAGCGAAATTCACTTGCATTAATAGGACCCTTAGCGTCGATAGGCTCTCCTAAAGCATTAACAACACGACCAACTAAAGATTCTCCAACAGGTACTTTAAGAAGTTTTTTAAGCCTTTTCACAGAGTCACCCTCTTTTAAGCCTTCACCTTTTCCCAAAACAACGATACCAACACTGCTTTCTTCGAGGTTAAGCGCCATACCCTTTTCGCCATTTTCAAACTCAACCATCTCCCCAGCCATAATGTTTTTAAGACCATAAACCTTAGCCACACCATCTGCAACGGATACTATTTTGCCCGTTTCTTCAATTTCTAAATTTAAATCAAAATTTTCTATTCTTTCTTTAATAATAGAACTGATTTCATCAGCTTTAAATTTCATTCATATTCTCCTTAAATGGTTTTAAGTATAAACTCGCTTAATTTATTTTGCAAAGTTTTCATAGAGAAAGAAAGCTCGTAACCTAACTCCTCCAACGCAATTTTTATCCCATCAATTTGTGTAATTTGAACGCTTAATTTAATTTTAACATTAAATTTTGCACTAAGCTTATTTTCAAACTCTTTTAAACTCTGCTCGTCCAATTTCTCACTCGCATAAACCACACCCAAAAATATATTTTCTTTAAAGGCATTTTGTCTTTCAAGCTCTTTAACAATGTGTGGCACACAAGAAAGTCTTGAATTTTCTATCAAAATTTTTAGAAAATTGTTAAAATTCGGGCTAAATTTTTCAAAAAAAGACTGGATAAGCTCTAGTTTTTTTTCCTTTTTAATCCCAGCAGACTCTGCTAAAATTCTAAATTTAGCTAAAGCAAAAGCTGAAGCTAAAATGCGTAAATTTTCGTAAAGCTCCCCAGCATCTGCTCTTAAAGCAATCGCTTTAGCATATTTCTTTGCTACCATATTCATCAAGAAGCCTTTTTCATCATAATATTAACAATTTCTTTTTGTCCAAAACACGCACTATTTTCATCAAAAAGCTCGGCTAAAACTTGAGAAATAACCTCTTTTTCCATTTTTCTCAATTCATATTCTTTCTGTTCTTCAAAATGCCTATCTAAAAGTGCAAGTTCTTCTTGCAATTCTTCTCTAATCCCATTTGCTAGAATTTCCGCTTCTTTTTTAGATACAATCAAAGCCTCAGCAGCATTAGCCTTCGCCTCCTCTAGCTTTTTCATCATATCAAGTTTTTTAGATTTACTTTCAAGCAATTTTTTTTGTATCTCATCTAATCTGGAAGAAATTTTTAAAATGCGACTTTTGTAAAAATGCCTCACAGGATTGACTAATAAATAATAGAGTATCACAGCAAAAATAACAAAATTCACCGTCCTAGGTATAATGTCATACTCTCCGCTTCCACTCGGTGCAGCAACAGCACCTAAAGGCAATAAACAAATAAGATAAATTAACCTTTTCATCATTCTCCTTAAATCTTTTTAATATTATTTTCTAAAAGTTGTTTAAATTCTGGTAGATTTTTTAATAAATTTTGTTTTAATTCTTCTTTTTGTGCATTAAGCTCGACATAAAAACTTGCCATTTTACGCTCAAGCTCCTCTTTTTTTGTTTGAATTG
Coding sequences within it:
- a CDS encoding F0F1 ATP synthase subunit delta; its protein translation is MMNMVAKKYAKAIALRADAGELYENLRILASAFALAKFRILAESAGIKKEKKLELIQSFFEKFSPNFNNFLKILIENSRLSCVPHIVKELERQNAFKENIFLGVVYASEKLDEQSLKEFENKLSAKFNVKIKLSVQITQIDGIKIALEELGYELSFSMKTLQNKLSEFILKTI
- the atpA gene encoding F0F1 ATP synthase subunit alpha, which encodes MKFKADEISSIIKERIENFDLNLEIEETGKIVSVADGVAKVYGLKNIMAGEMVEFENGEKGMALNLEESSVGIVVLGKGEGLKEGDSVKRLKKLLKVPVGESLVGRVVNALGEPIDAKGPINASEFRFVEEKAKGIMARKSVHEPLHTGIKAIDALVPIGRGQRELIIGDRQTGKTTVAVDTIISQRGQGVICIYVAIGQKQSTVAQVVKRLEEHGAMEYTIVVNAGASDSAALQYLAPYAGVTMGEYFRDNAKHALIVYDDLSKHAVAYREMSLILRRPPGREAYPGDVFYLHSRLLERASKLNDELGAGSLTALPIIETQAGDVSAYIPTNVISITDGQIFLETDLFNSGIRPAINVGLSVSRVGGAAQIKATKQVSGTLRLDLAQYRELQAFAQFASDLDEASRKQLERGQRMVELLKQPPYSPLSVEKQVVLIFAGTRGFLDDVAVSKIREFEESIYPFIEAKYPDLFEQIRTKKALDKDLEDKLAKAIEEFKANHI
- a CDS encoding F0F1 ATP synthase subunit B, with product MKRLIYLICLLPLGAVAAPSGSGEYDIIPRTVNFVIFAVILYYLLVNPVRHFYKSRILKISSRLDEIQKKLLESKSKKLDMMKKLEEAKANAAEALIVSKKEAEILANGIREELQEELALLDRHFEEQKEYELRKMEKEVISQVLAELFDENSACFGQKEIVNIMMKKAS